The DNA window ACGATGAACCAGTCGGCCGAGGCCACGGTCTGGCCATTGAGCAGGGTGCGGTTGAGCGCCGGATCGGTACCCAGGATGCTGACCTTTTCGCCCTGGCCGAACAGCCGGTCGATGGTCACGCCCGGGATGATGGTCATGGCTTCGGCCACGTTGGTGGCCGGGAACTTGCCGACGTCCTCAGCGGTAATCACGTCGACGATGGCATCGGCATTGCGCTTGGTATCCAGCGCCTGCTGCAAGCTGCCGCGGATGCCGGTGACGACGACGCGATCCAGTTCCTGGGCCTGCTCCCCCGAGGCGGCCGGTGCCGCGGCGCCGCTGTCCTGCGCGTGGGCCTGTGCGGCCACGCCCAGACACATCACGATCGCAGCGGATAGTGTGGTCTTGCGGTAACTCATGGTGTCTCTCCCAACATGATGGTGGTGTCGCCCTGCGCTGCAGGTCGTGTGGTGGCCTGATTCCCCGGCGGGCCACCGCTCGCCTTGCTACCGACTGCCTGTTTGATCGAGGTACCAGCTGGCGGCGCCAATCACGCCGAGTTGCCCGTGCTCGACCAGCTTCACGGGAATACGTTCCAGCGCCTGTCGCATCGGCCCCTTGTTGAGGAAGCGCGGCACGAAGTCGCTGGTGGGTAGGAAGTCGCGGATCTGCGGCAGGATGCCGCCGGCCAGGTAGATGCCGCCCTGGATGCCGTAGAGCAGTGCCAGATCACCGACCACGCTGCCGAGCAGCGCGCAGAACACCTGCAGGGCGTCGTGCGCATGCTCGTCATAGGCGTGCTCGTCGCTGTTGGCCAGCGCGGCAGCGGTGATATCGCCGGGCGCGACAAGCGTGGGCTGGACCTGGCGCAAAGCGCACAGCGCCCGGTAGAGATTGAGCAGGCCGGGACCCGACAGCGCATGTTCGATCGACACATGCCCACGCTCGCGCAGCAGATGGCGAATCAGCGTGATCTCGAGTTCATTGCCGCCGGCCAGCGCGGCCTGGCCGGCTTCGGTCGGCAGCACGATCGGACGCGGCTGCGCCGGAATCCACACTGCCGCGCCCAGGCCGGTGCCCGGGCCCAGCACGAGTTGCGGACCGGCCGGACCCTGCTCGGGGCCGGTAAGCTGCAGCACCTGGCTGGCATCGACCTGCGCGGCGGCGTAAGCCACGGCCTGGAAATCGTTGACCAGACGCAGTTCAAGCAAGCCCGCCTGCTGGCGGATGCGCTCCGGATGCAGCGACCAGGGCAGGTTGGCGGTGATGACCGTGCCGTCGTCGAGCGGAAAACCGGCGCTGGCGATCACGCCGCGCGATACCGGCGCCGGCAGCGATCGCAGGAAGTCCTGCACGATCTCGCCCAGGCCGGGGTAATCGGCGCAGGCGTATTTGCGGTAATCGAAGATCGCGACCGGCTGCCGCGCCAGCCCGGTGGCGGTGACACGCGCAATGCGGACATGGGTGCCACCAACGTCAGCGGCCAGGAACGCCTCATCGGCATTCGGCTGCAGGTCTACGGGCGATGGATTGGCGATTGCGACCACACGTCTCCCCACATGTCTCGATTCGCGATGCGCTATCCCCCGATAGCGCTGGAACCGAGTGTGTGAGAGAGCTGACAACGTTGTCAAGCGATTTGGAAAAGATTTTCAGATCTCACTACCTCACGCCGACTCAATGTAAACCATTGAAATTCATGCTTGTTATGGCTAACAGGCAGGGGGGCGCAGCGGACAAAGCGTAATTGCCAGGGAGAGGAACGGCATCTTTCGTGTCCTTGGCAAAAAAAATTTGCGTCTATCGGTCAAAAGAAAGGCCGCCCAAGGGCGGCCTTTCCGGTGCAACCGTGGGAAGCGACGAATCAGGGCGTGGTCGACGCCGGCACCAGCGTGACGCGATCCAACACCCACATGGTCGGGCGGGTGTCGCCGGTAAAGCGGATGCACAGATCCGCCGCTTCGTTCTGCGCCGGCAGGTCCGCGCTCAGGCTGACAAAGCCATCGGCATCCGGCTTGGCCGGCAGCGGCACGCTGGCCAGCGTCTTGCCTTCGCAACCGGCGCTGATTTCAAGTTCGCCATGCGCGGTCTTGGCAGGCACGAACTTGCGGTGCGATTCGTCATGCGCCAACTGGAAGTAGTACGGAATCTGGCCAGCACGTACCTGCAGCTTGGAGATGCCCTGCAACGGCGCCGCTTTCCACGACCAGCACGGATTGAAGATGTCGACATTGAAGATCGCACGCTCGCCCTTGAGCGGGCCGTCATCTTCCAGGCGCAGCATCAGGCTCTGCGTGCACATCGCCAGTTGTTCGTCGGTACGGCTCAGGCGTGACGCCGCGTCGACACTCAGGCTGCTCGGCGCCACCAGCGCATGGCCATCGGCAAACACCGCCGCGCGCACCTGCACCGGCAGGTTCAGCTGCAAGGGCTCGCGATACGGCGATGCCAGCAAGGTCGGTTCGCTGCCATCGGTGGTGTAGCGGATGTCGGTGTAGCCCAGGGCATTGGCCAGGGTGATGCGCACGCCGCCGGCGGCATCGTCGGCCACGTCATAGGTCACTTCAAACGGCGTCTGCGCGTAGGCGATGCCCAGCGCCTGGTAACGTTGCAATTGCTTCGGCAGGCGGACCAGGAAGTCGTCGTAGTTCTTGCTGGACTTCGGCGACCAGCCGGTTTCGGCCACGGCCGCGATGCGCGGATAGATCGCATGCTGCACGCGGTCGAAGAAACGCATGTGCTCGGTCCACACATTGGCCTGCACGCCCAGGATGTGCTGGTGTTTGTCGGCCGCCAGCTTCTCCGGCACCGGATCGAACGCATAGGCCTGCTTCAGCGGAATGGTGGCCGGACGGCCCGGCGGTTCGTTCGGCGAACTGGTCTGCAGGTAGTCCAGGTACAGATCGCTGGAGGGCGCCATCACCACATCGTGGCCCTGCTCGGCCGCCTGGATGCCGCCTTCGATACCGCGCCAGGACATGACCGTGGCCGAGGGCGGCAGGTGGCCTTCGAGGATTTCATCCCAGCCGATCAAACGGCGCTGGCGCGACTCCAGGAATTTCTCCAGCCGCTCGACCATCATGCTCTGCATGCCCATCTCGGTCTTCACGCCCAGCTCGCGCATATGCGCCTGCACGCGCGCCGAGCCTTCCCATTGGTCCTTGACCGCTTCGTCGCCACCGATGTGGATGTACTCGCCCGGGAACAGATCCACCACTTCGGCCAGCACGTCCTCGTAGAACTTGAGCGTGCTGTCTTCGGTGTTGATCAGATAGGTGTTGACGCCCCATTCGTTCGACACGGCCGGCTTGTCACCCAGCACGCCCAGCTCCGGATACGCCGCGACCGCTGCCTGCGAATGGCCGGGTACGTTGATCTCCGGAACGATGGTGATGTGGCGTTCGGCCGCGTACTTCACCACGTCGCGAATCTGATCCTGCGTGTAGAAGCCGCAATAAGGCACCGGCGCACCGGTGGCGGGATCCTTGCCGCCATCGCCGGCCGGAATGCGGCAACCACCGACTTCGGTGAGCTTGGGATACTTCTTGATCTCGATGCGCCAGCCCTGGTCATCGGTCAGATGCCAGTGGAAGGTGTTGAGCTTGTGCAGCGCCATCGCATCGAGCGTCTGCTTGACCTGCTCCACGCTCCAGAAGTGGCGCGCCGAGTCCAGCATCAGGCCGCGCCAGGCAAACCGAGGGCTGTCTTCGATGTGCAGCGCGGGCAGCGAGATCGCATTGCCTTGTGCGGGCACCAGCAACTGCCACAGTGTCACCGCGCCGTAGTACAAGCCACGCGCATCACGCGCGCTGACGCGCACGCCGCTGGGGCCCACGTCCAGCGTATAGGACTCGACCGATTCGCCCTTGGCGGCCGGGTCGATCACGAAATGGATGCCGCGATCATTCTTGCCGGCGGCAGCAGCGGCCGGTTTGAGCGCCACGCCATGGCTGCTGGCCAGGAAGGCCGCGAATTGTGCGGCCACCTGTTGCGCTTCAGCGCCGTCGGCCAACAGGGCGGTGCCGGCATCGACGCGGAACTCGCCGGCCTGCGCCTGCAGCGAAGCGGGCACGGGGATCAGGCCCAGGCTGGTGGCCGTCACCGGCTGTGCCGACGTGCCGGCCTCGCTGGCGGCGGCGGGCGGTTCCTGCGGCTTGCAGGCCGTCAGCCCGGTCAGGGCCAGGGCAATCAACACGGGCGCGATGGCGCGCGGCATCTTCTTCTGGGTCATTGGATCTCGCTCGAAGTGGAAAGAGGCTTCCGCAGGGGCAGAACTGTACGCAAAAAAAAGCGGGCCCGGACAAGTCCGAGCCCGCAGAGGGAAAAACACGCGGTAAAGCAGAAATCAGAACTTGAACTGCACCTGCGCCTGGTAACGACGGCCGCTGCGGTAGATGCCGCGGGGCAGTTCGGTGGTGTTGGCGTAGTTGAAGTACTTCTCGTCCAGCAGGTTCATCGCGTCGAACGACACGCGCCAGTGGTCGCTGATCTGGTAGCCCACCGAGGCGTCCACCGAGGTGTAGTCATCGGAGTACATCTGGTCACCGCGGTCCACCCCGGTGAAGTAGGACGAACGCCAGGCGTAGGTGACGCGCGCGCTCCACTTGTCGTTCTCGTAGAACGGGCTGATGTTGAGCTGGTTCTTGGAGTTGTACGGCAGGTCACGACCCGAATCCGTACCGGCATCGGAGTAGGTGTAGTTGGCGGTCAGGCCGAAGCCGTCACCCAACAGCTGCTGGTACGACAGCGAGACGCCCTTGACCGTGGCGGTGCCGCCGTTGCCCGGACGCGACACCGAGTAGGTATCCACGGTGCCGGTGGTCATGTTGAAGTGCTGCTCGGTGAACGTGGTGTCCAGGATGTAGTTGCTGATGTCCTTGTAGAACACGTTGGCGGCCAGGATCGAATTCTCGGCGTAGTACCACTCGGCCGAAGCATCGATGTTGGTCGACTCGTACGGATCCAGGTTCGGGTTGCCGCCCCAGCCGGTATGCACGGTGTCGGACAGCGACAGGAACGGGGTCAGGCTGGCGTAGTTGGCGCGCGCGATGACCTTGGCCGCCGATGCACGCAGGACCACGTCTTCACCCAGGTCGTAGGCCACGTTGATGTTCGGAAGAACATCGTTGTAGCTCTTGCTGTACGAGACCGGGATGTAGGTGGCGCCGGTGGCGTCGTTGGGGTCGCGGTTGTAACCGGTGCTGGTCTGATCCGTGCGCACGTAACGGGCGCCGAAGTTGCCGCGGAAGCCGCCGGCCGAGAAATCCGCCTGCGCGTAGTACGCATCGATGTCTTCGGTGACCTTCCAGGTTTCTTCGTAGAAGTGGTAGACCGGTGCGCTGGTCAGGCCACGATCGGCGATGGCGTCGGCCAGCGCCCAGCCGTCGATGATGATGCGGTTGCGCATTTCATCGCTGACCTGGCCAAAGCCGTCGAGGTAGCTATCCGGAGCACGATGGGCGCCGAACTGTGATGCCGCCCAGGCCACGCCATTGAGCGTCCAGCCGTCCTGATACTGGCTGGTTTCGTGCTCGCGACGCTTGTAGCCGAACTGCACGCGGCTGATGGCGCTGTTGAAGTTCAGGCCGAAATCGATCTGGCCGTACTTTTCTTCGTCGGTGGTCGGCTTGGTGACCAGGTTGCCGCCCCAACCCGGGTCGGTGACCCAGTTGGCGCCGTTCTGGGTGACGGTCGGATCGTCATAGTTGATCTGCACCGGCGTACCGCGCGCACCGGTGATGTCGAACGAGTAGTCGGCCCAGTTGAGGAACTCGCCGAACAGCTGGCGACCGGTACCGCCATCGGCCTTGGTGCGGCCGACTTCGGCCGACAGCGACCAGGCTTCGTCACGCCATGCACCCTTGAGGTGGTAGGAATCGGTGTTCACTTCCGACTCGCGGTTCTGCACGTCCAGCACGCTCAGCGCGTTGGTGAAGTGGGCCTGCTTGATGATGCCGTTCTGGATGTTGATGCTGTCCAGGCGACCCAGTGAGTTCCATTCGTTGGCCGGGAAGGTGTACATCGACTGGTTGACGTTGTCGTAGTCGGCGCTCACGTCCAGGGCGTTGAATTCCAGCTCCAGCTTGTCCACCGGCTTCCACTGCACGCCGAGCGAATAGCCCAGGCGCTTGCGCTCCTGCTGGAAGAACGAGGTGCCGATGGCGTTGGGGCCGCGGGCATTCGGGTTGGCGGCAATCGCGGCGGCGCATTCGTCCACGCAGGTGCCGTTGTCGATCGCCGGCTGGAACGCCGAAGCGGCCATGGTGCCGTAGCTTTCCACGCCTTCGCGCTGGATGTTCTCGGTGGACTGCTGCACGCCGAGGGTGAAGCCGAAGGTCTTGGCGTCGTTGCGCCAGCTGAACATGCCCGAGATGTTCGGGTCGCCTTCACTGGCGCGATCGTTGTACAGGTAGCCGACCGAACCGCTGACGGTGTTGGCTTCCACGTCCAGCGGCCGGACCGTATGCAGGATCACGGTGCCGCCGATGGAGCCTTCGTCGATGCGCGCTTCCGGGGTCTTGTAGACCTCGGCGCGACCGATGACCTGCGGAGCCAGCAGCGTGTAGTTGAAGGTGCGACCCGGCTGATCAAGGATGAACCAGTCCGCCGAGGCCACGGTCTGGCCATTGAGCAGGGTGCGGTTCAAGGCCGGGTCGGTACCCAGGATGCTGACGCGCTCGCCCTGGCCAAACAGGCGATCCACGGTCACGCCCGGCAGGTGCGACAGCGACTCGGCGACGTTGGTGTCGGGGAACTTGCCGATGTCTTCGGCGGTGATGGCATCGACGATGGCGTCGGCGTTGCGCTTGGTTTCCAGCGATTTCTGCAGACTCAGGCGGATGCCGGTGACGGTCACCGCATCCAGCTCGGTGGCCTGTTCCGGCGCGGGCGCCGGTGCCGCTTCCTGCGCGTGCAGTTGCAGCGAGAACGCAAGACCCGTCGCGACGGCGACGGAAAGTAGCGATTTACGGTGATTCATGGTGTCTCTCCCATCATGATTTTTGGTTGTCGGTCCAGCTTCCTGGCCGTGTTGCTCACTTGCCTTTGCAAAAAGCCGGCCGACCGCTCCGACCTGGTTACCGCGTGCGCCTGTCCCGGCGCCTACTCTTTTCTTGGACTGCTTCAATCACTCGCGACCTGGTCCAGATACCAACTGGCGGCGCCGATGACGCCCAGTTGCCCGTGCTCGACCAGCTTCACGGGGACGCCTTCCAGCGCCTGCCGCATCGGTCCCTTGTTGAGGAACCGATGGACGAAGTCGCTGTGCGGCAGAAATTGCTTGAGCTGCGGCAGGATGCCGCCGGCCAGATACACGCCACCCTGGATGCCGTAGAGCAGCGCCATGTCGCCGACCACGCTGCCCAACAATGCGCAGAAACTGCGCAGTGCGCGCAGTGCCAGCACATCGGTGTCGGCCAGCGCGGCGGCGGTGACTTCGCCGGGCGCGGTGAAGCGCGGCGGGTAGCCGGCGATCGCGCAATGGGCCTGGTAGAGGTTCAACAGGCCCGGCCCTGACAACGCGTGCTCGATGGAAACGTGCGAGCGCTGCTTGAGCATGTGCCCAAGCAGCGCGAGTTCCTCTTCATTGCCGGCCGCCAACGCGGCCTGGCCGGCTTCGGTCGGCAGCACGACCGGGCGCGGATGGGCAGGAATCCAGACCGCCGCACCCAGGCCGGTACCCGGACCCAGGATCAGCACCGGCCCGGTCGGCGCCTGCTCGGGCCCGGTCAGTTGCAGTACTTC is part of the Pseudoxanthomonas indica genome and encodes:
- a CDS encoding glucokinase family protein translates to MVAIANPSPVDLQPNADEAFLAADVGGTHVRIARVTATGLARQPVAIFDYRKYACADYPGLGEIVQDFLRSLPAPVSRGVIASAGFPLDDGTVITANLPWSLHPERIRQQAGLLELRLVNDFQAVAYAAAQVDASQVLQLTGPEQGPAGPQLVLGPGTGLGAAVWIPAQPRPIVLPTEAGQAALAGGNELEITLIRHLLRERGHVSIEHALSGPGLLNLYRALCALRQVQPTLVAPGDITAAALANSDEHAYDEHAHDALQVFCALLGSVVGDLALLYGIQGGIYLAGGILPQIRDFLPTSDFVPRFLNKGPMRQALERIPVKLVEHGQLGVIGAASWYLDQTGSR
- a CDS encoding beta-N-acetylhexosaminidase, whose protein sequence is MTQKKMPRAIAPVLIALALTGLTACKPQEPPAAASEAGTSAQPVTATSLGLIPVPASLQAQAGEFRVDAGTALLADGAEAQQVAAQFAAFLASSHGVALKPAAAAAGKNDRGIHFVIDPAAKGESVESYTLDVGPSGVRVSARDARGLYYGAVTLWQLLVPAQGNAISLPALHIEDSPRFAWRGLMLDSARHFWSVEQVKQTLDAMALHKLNTFHWHLTDDQGWRIEIKKYPKLTEVGGCRIPAGDGGKDPATGAPVPYCGFYTQDQIRDVVKYAAERHITIVPEINVPGHSQAAVAAYPELGVLGDKPAVSNEWGVNTYLINTEDSTLKFYEDVLAEVVDLFPGEYIHIGGDEAVKDQWEGSARVQAHMRELGVKTEMGMQSMMVERLEKFLESRQRRLIGWDEILEGHLPPSATVMSWRGIEGGIQAAEQGHDVVMAPSSDLYLDYLQTSSPNEPPGRPATIPLKQAYAFDPVPEKLAADKHQHILGVQANVWTEHMRFFDRVQHAIYPRIAAVAETGWSPKSSKNYDDFLVRLPKQLQRYQALGIAYAQTPFEVTYDVADDAAGGVRITLANALGYTDIRYTTDGSEPTLLASPYREPLQLNLPVQVRAAVFADGHALVAPSSLSVDAASRLSRTDEQLAMCTQSLMLRLEDDGPLKGERAIFNVDIFNPCWSWKAAPLQGISKLQVRAGQIPYYFQLAHDESHRKFVPAKTAHGELEISAGCEGKTLASVPLPAKPDADGFVSLSADLPAQNEAADLCIRFTGDTRPTMWVLDRVTLVPASTTP
- a CDS encoding TonB-dependent receptor, yielding MNHRKSLLSVAVATGLAFSLQLHAQEAAPAPAPEQATELDAVTVTGIRLSLQKSLETKRNADAIVDAITAEDIGKFPDTNVAESLSHLPGVTVDRLFGQGERVSILGTDPALNRTLLNGQTVASADWFILDQPGRTFNYTLLAPQVIGRAEVYKTPEARIDEGSIGGTVILHTVRPLDVEANTVSGSVGYLYNDRASEGDPNISGMFSWRNDAKTFGFTLGVQQSTENIQREGVESYGTMAASAFQPAIDNGTCVDECAAAIAANPNARGPNAIGTSFFQQERKRLGYSLGVQWKPVDKLELEFNALDVSADYDNVNQSMYTFPANEWNSLGRLDSINIQNGIIKQAHFTNALSVLDVQNRESEVNTDSYHLKGAWRDEAWSLSAEVGRTKADGGTGRQLFGEFLNWADYSFDITGARGTPVQINYDDPTVTQNGANWVTDPGWGGNLVTKPTTDEEKYGQIDFGLNFNSAISRVQFGYKRREHETSQYQDGWTLNGVAWAASQFGAHRAPDSYLDGFGQVSDEMRNRIIIDGWALADAIADRGLTSAPVYHFYEETWKVTEDIDAYYAQADFSAGGFRGNFGARYVRTDQTSTGYNRDPNDATGATYIPVSYSKSYNDVLPNINVAYDLGEDVVLRASAAKVIARANYASLTPFLSLSDTVHTGWGGNPNLDPYESTNIDASAEWYYAENSILAANVFYKDISNYILDTTFTEQHFNMTTGTVDTYSVSRPGNGGTATVKGVSLSYQQLLGDGFGLTANYTYSDAGTDSGRDLPYNSKNQLNISPFYENDKWSARVTYAWRSSYFTGVDRGDQMYSDDYTSVDASVGYQISDHWRVSFDAMNLLDEKYFNYANTTELPRGIYRSGRRYQAQVQFKF
- a CDS encoding glucokinase, with amino-acid sequence MNAGEAFLAADVGGTHVRVGLVQPGADGHPEVLQYQKYACAQHAGLAEILGDFLRSLPGVPVRRGVIASAGYPLADGSVITANLPWPLAPRRIAEQLGLAELRLVNDFEAVAHAAAHVDASEVLQLTGPEQAPTGPVLILGPGTGLGAAVWIPAHPRPVVLPTEAGQAALAAGNEEELALLGHMLKQRSHVSIEHALSGPGLLNLYQAHCAIAGYPPRFTAPGEVTAAALADTDVLALRALRSFCALLGSVVGDMALLYGIQGGVYLAGGILPQLKQFLPHSDFVHRFLNKGPMRQALEGVPVKLVEHGQLGVIGAASWYLDQVASD